A window of Rufibacter sp. LB8 contains these coding sequences:
- a CDS encoding DUF4142 domain-containing protein, with product MKKVLMLFVASATLLGAACTSTTTDSATTTTAETTTDATTEPSPGAVISGSANTNATTNTATGPGGRVEDAATTVTDVNDPTFLMTAASSNMMEIELGRLAAQKGAHAEVKKFGQMMVDHHTKATQELKTVAGQVNTQLPTAMMPIHKEVVDRLAAKSGKEFDEDYMDAMETAHKTDIAMFEMKSKNAENATIKAFATKSLPMLRSHLEQATKIEDMVD from the coding sequence ATGAAAAAAGTACTAATGTTGTTTGTAGCCAGCGCCACCCTGTTAGGCGCTGCCTGTACCAGCACCACCACAGACTCAGCCACCACTACCACCGCTGAAACCACCACAGACGCCACCACAGAACCTAGCCCTGGGGCTGTGATTTCCGGGTCGGCCAACACCAATGCCACCACCAACACGGCCACTGGCCCGGGCGGACGCGTGGAAGACGCCGCTACCACCGTGACTGACGTGAACGACCCCACATTTCTCATGACGGCAGCCAGCAGCAACATGATGGAGATTGAGCTTGGTCGCCTGGCTGCCCAAAAAGGCGCCCATGCCGAAGTGAAGAAATTTGGGCAGATGATGGTAGACCACCACACCAAAGCCACGCAGGAACTGAAAACCGTAGCTGGCCAGGTCAACACCCAATTACCAACCGCCATGATGCCCATTCACAAAGAAGTGGTAGACCGTCTGGCCGCCAAGTCGGGCAAGGAATTTGACGAAGACTACATGGATGCCATGGAGACTGCCCATAAAACGGACATCGCCATGTTTGAGATGAAGAGCAAGAACGCCGAGAACGCTACTATCAAAGCGTTCGCCACTAAATCTTTGCCCATGTTGCGCTCCCACTTAGAACAAGCTACTAAGATTGAAGACATGGTGGACTAA
- a CDS encoding DUF4142 domain-containing protein → MKKGMLCTAAGLLFAGFGCTKTETAVVSQANKASYTVSASVGGAAMEAGPMSVTGETTASNSNTLTDAAFLAASASSNLLEIELGTLAAKLASNQEVKRFAQMMVEHHTKASEEQKTMAAQLNIALPSTMLPEHQALADKLKGKTGKDFDVSYMDLMETVHKQDIALFEAKSKSAESPVVKVFAAKTLLMLQSHYMAATRIEDKVD, encoded by the coding sequence ATGAAAAAAGGAATGTTGTGCACGGCGGCCGGACTGCTGTTTGCCGGGTTTGGCTGCACCAAAACAGAAACGGCCGTTGTCTCTCAAGCCAATAAAGCCTCTTATACCGTTTCCGCCTCGGTGGGTGGGGCAGCCATGGAGGCAGGTCCTATGTCGGTCACGGGCGAAACCACAGCCAGTAACAGTAACACCCTCACCGATGCCGCTTTTCTAGCAGCCAGCGCCAGCAGCAACCTGTTGGAGATTGAACTGGGCACCTTGGCTGCCAAGCTGGCCTCCAACCAGGAGGTGAAACGGTTTGCCCAAATGATGGTGGAGCACCACACCAAAGCCAGCGAGGAACAAAAAACCATGGCCGCCCAGTTGAACATTGCCTTACCCAGCACCATGCTCCCCGAGCACCAGGCCCTGGCTGACAAGCTAAAAGGAAAAACGGGCAAAGACTTTGACGTGAGTTACATGGACCTCATGGAAACCGTTCATAAGCAGGACATCGCCCTGTTTGAGGCCAAGAGCAAGAGTGCAGAATCGCCGGTGGTAAAGGTGTTTGCCGCCAAAACGCTGCTCATGCTGCAGTCCCATTACATGGCGGCCACCCGCATTGAAGACAAGGTAGACTAA
- a CDS encoding DUF4142 domain-containing protein, producing MKKIGAIVLVALMTGACSRVNTSTSNNIPTTDAYEAAMRTNGSGAGGATGAVTVGKEPVMNTGATSAMAGTMTFDNRPMTEESFLMEAASSNIMEIEASRLALQKATHAEVKKFAQMLVDHHTKTSLELMSVASGMNVNLPTTMMPAHQEVMTKLSKLSGADFDEEYMQAMVSVHKQDVAKFEVVSNSAPTVSVKAFAIRALPALRIHLREADQLEDKVDK from the coding sequence ATGAAAAAGATAGGAGCCATAGTACTAGTAGCTTTGATGACAGGGGCCTGTAGCCGGGTGAACACCTCTACGTCCAACAATATTCCTACCACAGACGCCTATGAAGCCGCCATGCGGACCAACGGTTCTGGGGCCGGAGGTGCCACCGGTGCCGTAACCGTAGGGAAAGAACCCGTTATGAACACCGGGGCCACCAGCGCCATGGCGGGAACCATGACCTTTGACAACCGGCCCATGACTGAGGAGAGTTTTCTGATGGAAGCCGCCAGCAGCAATATCATGGAAATAGAAGCCAGCCGCCTGGCCCTGCAGAAAGCCACCCACGCGGAGGTGAAGAAATTCGCGCAGATGCTGGTAGACCACCACACCAAAACCAGCCTGGAACTTATGTCTGTGGCGTCTGGTATGAACGTGAATTTGCCTACCACCATGATGCCCGCCCACCAGGAAGTCATGACCAAGCTTTCAAAATTGTCTGGGGCTGATTTTGATGAAGAATACATGCAGGCCATGGTGTCTGTGCACAAGCAAGACGTGGCCAAGTTTGAGGTTGTGAGCAACAGCGCGCCCACCGTTTCTGTGAAAGCCTTCGCCATACGGGCGCTCCCGGCCCTGCGCATTCACCTGCGCGAAGCAGACCAGCTGGAAGACAAAGTAGACAAGTAA